One stretch of Nitrospinota bacterium DNA includes these proteins:
- a CDS encoding response regulator codes for MANRVLLVDDDPNILKSYKRQLTTFFQVETAESAEIGLKTLTDNKDIAVVVTDLKMPGVNGLEFLEKVRTISPNSARIMLTGYPDQKTIVDAINTGGVSKFLEKPCSNQLLKSSIEEGFESFNLTSQESNTSKRLMAHNLSMLKEKVAEQNKKLKTAEKNINLQAQKHLTEKKSISSISKKQLEEEKLRLIEKLKDLEENNKGLKLKLGTVDEEIKKNEVLNQKLETIEDILANERNMHEKLAAEKDQAEENYKRLEDELKGLKDDKGLVEKIRKSVDKIKQYKEENLDLKDKYSSLQEKFKEKNVEGDIDKKEEIEKEITEQKIIIDELRSKLEAVNFEKKEIENYRQEIEILQNKLKNTPPESSIVKELEDTESTRKEFAKILKSDEKTFEVFKVALNNKTSLEQRINKLDDIIKKTKEHIEEIITENNESDSGMAHSTEVVDYLKIQIDKKESIKKLLINQKQNTNNEEEKQENIIIQKKNIKKHQAHGGSWKVAYADFVTAMMAFFLLMWLLSQLSQESRDNLQEYFQSYKAFVHSGDEKVVGSDSVRSADLKDKNFQERLIEEYKNRFSGSDEHLKVVKVAGGVRIQVMDITDKPMFEIGSAVFRPEAVEIFQFLAERIKGLPGSLIIEGHTDGLLFSSGDKTNWELSMERASTARFHLMKNGVDSKRLKRIVAYGHSEPINPDDHFDPKNRRINIILLNDENNKS; via the coding sequence ATGGCGAATAGAGTCTTATTAGTCGATGATGACCCGAATATTCTGAAAAGTTACAAGCGTCAGCTGACTACTTTTTTTCAGGTGGAAACAGCTGAGAGCGCGGAAATCGGCTTAAAAACCCTGACAGATAACAAGGATATTGCAGTTGTAGTGACCGACCTGAAAATGCCAGGAGTCAACGGCCTTGAATTTCTGGAAAAAGTGAGAACTATTTCACCCAATTCCGCAAGAATCATGCTTACGGGTTACCCTGATCAGAAAACAATAGTTGATGCCATCAATACAGGAGGAGTTTCCAAGTTCCTTGAAAAACCCTGTTCAAATCAGTTATTAAAATCATCTATTGAAGAAGGTTTCGAATCTTTTAACCTGACCTCCCAAGAATCCAATACCTCAAAAAGATTAATGGCGCACAATCTATCAATGTTGAAAGAGAAAGTCGCCGAACAAAACAAGAAATTAAAAACAGCAGAAAAGAACATAAATTTACAAGCCCAAAAACACCTGACTGAAAAGAAATCAATCAGCTCCATTTCAAAAAAGCAGTTGGAAGAAGAAAAATTGAGGTTGATTGAAAAACTAAAAGATCTGGAAGAAAACAACAAAGGATTAAAATTAAAACTCGGCACTGTAGACGAAGAAATCAAGAAAAATGAGGTTTTAAACCAAAAACTTGAAACCATCGAGGACATACTTGCCAACGAAAGGAACATGCATGAAAAGCTGGCAGCTGAAAAAGACCAGGCGGAGGAGAATTATAAGCGTCTTGAGGATGAACTGAAAGGGCTGAAAGATGACAAGGGCTTAGTTGAAAAGATCAGAAAGAGTGTCGATAAAATAAAACAGTACAAAGAAGAAAACCTGGATTTAAAAGATAAGTATTCATCGCTGCAAGAAAAGTTCAAAGAAAAAAATGTAGAAGGAGACATTGATAAAAAGGAAGAAATCGAAAAAGAAATAACTGAACAGAAAATAATAATAGATGAACTTCGCAGTAAATTGGAAGCTGTGAATTTTGAAAAAAAGGAAATAGAGAACTATCGTCAGGAAATTGAAATACTACAGAACAAACTAAAAAATACTCCTCCAGAAAGTTCAATTGTAAAAGAGCTGGAAGATACCGAAAGCACGAGAAAAGAATTTGCCAAGATACTCAAATCGGATGAAAAGACTTTTGAAGTTTTTAAAGTTGCCCTCAACAACAAAACCAGCTTAGAACAAAGAATCAACAAGCTGGATGATATTATTAAAAAAACCAAGGAACATATTGAAGAAATCATTACAGAAAATAACGAGTCCGATTCTGGAATGGCACATTCAACAGAAGTAGTGGATTATTTAAAAATACAAATTGATAAGAAGGAAAGTATAAAAAAACTGTTGATCAATCAGAAACAAAACACAAATAACGAAGAAGAGAAGCAGGAAAATATTATTATTCAAAAGAAAAATATAAAAAAACACCAGGCCCATGGCGGATCCTGGAAAGTTGCCTACGCTGATTTTGTTACAGCCATGATGGCATTTTTTCTTTTAATGTGGTTACTATCACAGCTGTCTCAGGAGTCACGGGACAACCTGCAGGAATACTTTCAAAGCTATAAAGCCTTCGTTCATTCCGGAGACGAGAAAGTTGTTGGTTCGGACTCTGTTCGTTCAGCTGATTTAAAGGATAAGAACTTTCAGGAACGATTAATTGAAGAATATAAAAATAGATTCTCAGGTTCAGATGAGCACTTGAAGGTAGTAAAGGTTGCTGGTGGGGTTCGAATACAGGTTATGGATATCACTGACAAACCAATGTTTGAAATCGGGAGTGCTGTGTTCAGACCTGAAGCTGTTGAAATTTTTCAATTTCTTGCAGAAAGAATTAAGGGACTTCCGGGTTCTTTAATTATAGAGGGACATACTGATGGCTTGCTTTTCTCCAGTGGTGATAAAACCAACTGGGAGCTTTCGATGGAAAGAGCCTCAACCGCCCGTTTTCATTTGATGAAAAATGGCGTAGATTCGAAAAGACTGAAAAGAATAGTTGCCTATGGTCATTCTGAGCCAATTAATCCGGATGACCACTTCGACCCCAAGAATAGACGGATTAATATCATTTTACTTAATGATGAGAATAATAAATCCTAG
- the motA gene encoding flagellar motor stator protein MotA: MTKFFTPIGLVLVLASVITGYVAHGGNLALLWQPTEFVIIGGAALGAFIASCTPEIFKHALHTMKKGVLYTPIVKEDYIEVLKLLNEIFAKIRKEGPIKLESHMDDPQNSSIFKKYPDFLKKTDALEFLTDSFRTIISTKILYYDLNALLEEEVEAYFEEIEKQAELVNEIAESFPGLGIVAAVLGVVITMQKISEPPEVLGVSIGAALVGTFLGVLLCYGFVAPIARKMKLYAESQKEYLLVIKTITIYFVSGINPKIALEFGRRAVPKPTRPTFMDMEKNFQEMKKLEVN; encoded by the coding sequence ATGACAAAATTTTTTACTCCTATAGGACTGGTTTTAGTTCTCGCATCAGTTATAACCGGATATGTAGCTCATGGCGGGAATCTTGCTTTGCTTTGGCAACCAACCGAGTTTGTCATCATAGGAGGTGCTGCATTGGGGGCATTTATAGCCAGCTGCACACCCGAAATTTTCAAACATGCATTACATACTATGAAAAAAGGCGTTCTTTATACCCCAATCGTTAAGGAAGACTATATTGAGGTATTAAAACTGCTGAATGAAATTTTTGCAAAAATAAGGAAAGAAGGTCCTATTAAACTGGAAAGTCACATGGACGATCCACAAAACAGCTCGATCTTTAAAAAATACCCGGACTTCCTAAAGAAAACAGACGCACTTGAGTTTTTAACTGACTCTTTTCGAACAATTATATCAACAAAAATCCTTTATTATGATCTGAATGCATTATTAGAAGAGGAAGTAGAAGCCTACTTTGAAGAAATAGAAAAACAAGCAGAACTGGTAAATGAAATAGCAGAATCTTTCCCGGGTTTAGGCATTGTCGCAGCTGTTCTAGGCGTCGTTATTACAATGCAAAAAATATCAGAACCACCTGAAGTTTTGGGAGTGTCAATTGGCGCGGCATTAGTAGGAACCTTCCTGGGGGTACTTCTTTGCTACGGTTTCGTTGCGCCGATAGCCAGAAAAATGAAATTGTATGCGGAAAGCCAAAAGGAATACCTGTTGGTGATAAAAACGATCACAATATATTTTGTCAGTGGAATAAACCCCAAAATAGCCCTGGAATTCGGAAGAAGAGCTGTCCCGAAACCTACTCGACCCACTTTTATGGATATGGAAAAGAATTTTCAGGAAATGAAAAAACTGGAAGTAAATTAA
- a CDS encoding response regulator, which produces MSAIQQWKIILKNNLKILFVDDDISLLQSIRRYVRLNHKEWNCMFSNSGEEALKILSQMPFDLINSDMRMPQMDGSQLLRKVKEKYPATIRFILSGQTEQNSFLKGIGSMHQFLTKPCGMDFFKGHTRQLTKTIIS; this is translated from the coding sequence TATTTTGAAAAATAATCTGAAAATTTTATTCGTAGACGATGATATTTCCCTGCTCCAATCCATTCGTCGGTATGTTCGTTTGAATCACAAAGAATGGAACTGCATGTTTTCAAACAGCGGAGAGGAAGCTCTAAAGATTTTGTCGCAAATGCCATTTGATTTAATCAATTCAGACATGCGCATGCCGCAAATGGATGGTTCTCAGCTTTTACGAAAAGTAAAAGAAAAATATCCTGCGACAATACGTTTCATTTTGTCGGGACAAACTGAGCAAAATTCCTTTTTAAAGGGAATTGGATCCATGCATCAGTTTCTAACGAAACCTTGTGGCATGGACTTTTTTAAAGGTCATACTCGTCAATTAACAAAAACTATTATCTCTTAA